ATGCGCGTAGAAGATGTCTGTATCTGTGTCCTCAAAGGCCTTATCCAGAGTCGAGAACTCCGGGCCATTGTCTGCGGTAATCGTGCGCAGACAGTCACCCCACTCAAGCTTGATTTCTCGTAACGCAAACTCCACAGAGTCCGAGTCTCGGCCGTCGATCAGTCGGAGAAGTTGGCAACGAGTCTTCCGCTCAATCAGGCTAAGGATGACGCTCTCACGGCCATTGCGTTTCCCGACAACGGTATCCATCTCCCAATGTCCGAACTGCTTGCGGCGTTCGACAGCCTTAGGACGCTCCTCAATACTGCGGCCGGCTAGGCGCTTATGCTTAGTGCTCTTGTGTTGCTTGGTCCGCCGATTTGCCTTCTCCACGAGATCGATGTTCCGAATTTCTAAGCGTTGATCATCGATGTAGCGATATAAAGTGGTTGTGCACACCATCTCCTCAGGGGTGAATAGCTTGGCTCGCCGTGCGGCGCCAACGGCTGCATCAGGCGACCAGTGTTCAGTCTTGGCCTGATTAACGTACCAGGCCAGGAAGTGGCTTGTAGCGGCGAATTTATCCGGCCTATGACAATTCAGACGTGCGGTCTCATAGCGCGTCTGAGCAGCTTCAGGACTATATTCCGTATGATAGATCAGTTTGCCATTAATGCGCTTAGCCTGCTTGACAGTCCCTCGGTCAATCTCATTATTGATGGTTTGATGGCAGACGCCAATTTTGGCAGCAATTTCGCGTTTGGAGGTGCCGGTGGCGTAAAGTTCTGCAATTCTACCGCGTTCCATTTGAGACAAATGATGACCTGGTTGACGACGTGTGATATCCTGTTCATGCATCAGGACAATACCTCTTTCATTGTTTGTGTTGGAACTTCAATGATACAGGATATCTGTTCTTGATGTTTTTTATTGTCCCAAATTTGTAATAAAAGTGGCTAACTTGATTTTAAAACGCGCGAAAAGAAAGAAACTAAAACTAAGCCCAATCATCGCCGCTGTCAAAAGACTCAGCAGTTTGAACGTACTGAGCCGTTGCAAGCCATCCTGGGCAAACAGTGCGCCTAGAATAAGCCCTACCGAGAAGACAATATTCAGCAAAGCCACCGTGGTGCCAAAGTCACGCAGCCACATGCCCGGTTGCTGGACAAGCGACACCGACATTAAGCCGTCAACCGATGACCCTAGTGTATTGACAAACATTGCGAAAACAATGACTGCCAAAAGAAAACGGTTGGTTGCCAGAAACTTGAGCACATTGCCAATATTTTTGAGAATCGGCTGATGCGCATGCGTCACGACTGGTGGTTCAGCTTGTTTTAGGCGACTCTTTTCCCGGGTTATAACCCAAGCTGCGAGTAAAAACGTAACAGCATTAAGCCTGCCAAACAGCGCATAATTGTGGTTGAGCAAGACAATCAGGCTTGCACCGACTGCCTGAAAAACCATTTGAACCGTCGTACCGGTCGCGCTTTGAAAACTGATGGCCATGTTCAGTTCTTTAGCGGGAATTAACCGATGCAACAGTGGCAGTACCAAACCATTCCCATATTGTCCCAGGGTATCAGAAAGTATGTTGATGCCCAGCAACAGCAAAAACAATGGCAAGCTGGCAGGCAGCAGGATCATCCCTGCCAACCCTAGGAAAAGTAACGTTTGGCCAATACGCGTAGCCACCATATGACTGGTTTTGGCCTGGGTTCGATAGGCCAGACTGCCAGTCACTAGCGACAGCATCGTCGGCAAAGTGGTTGCCATCGCTGCCAATGTGACGGCCAGACTTTTAAACGGCATCGTGGCCGCGTAAATGATAAACACGATGTTATACAGGCTATCGCCAATCCCGCTTAACAAACTGGCATTTAAAATGGCGCGATAACCCCGATTATTGAAATATTCATGCATGTTGCTACCTCCCTGCAGCCAAGCATGTCATTTTCGATTCGTACTTGGTTTGTACTTTGAGTGTAAGCAGGCTACACTCAAGGCGAGGTGAAATTCCACTATGGTAGAAAAAATCAATCCCACTGACGGCGCCGTCTTCCGCCAACTTCGGCGCAACCACCATCTGACCTTGGCACAGGTAGCCGATGCGCATAATTCCATTGCTTTCATTAGTAAGTTCGAACAAGGTCGCTCCAATATCAGCTTTGCCCGCCTGAGTCATTTGCTCTTTCGCATCAACATTTCGGTGGAAGAATTCGTCTTCATTCGCGATCTCCAGGCAGGCGCTGTCCCACCCTCGGCTCACACGCGGTTTGTTTACAACACTTTAGTTCACCGCGACTTTGAAGAGGTTATCGCCTATCAGGATCGCTTTAACGTTGAAAATCCCACGCTAGCCGACTATCAATATTTGTTGAAACAGGAAAAGGCTTGGCAAAAACGGTACGAGCACGATCACAACCGCCAAACCCAATTTGAACTCATCAGCATTCAGATCTTTCGCCTAACCATGATTGATCGCGTCAAGCCGCCTGACCAGCCATCACCATTCAAAAATGTGACCGACGCCATGGCCCAATTGCAGGAACGCGCCAAGCCACTGGTCAGCTATCTCTACTCGGTTGAAACTTGGAATTACTTTGAGCTTTATTGGTTCCGCCATCTCATGGTCGCCTTACCTGCTGAAACCATTCAAAACTTGTTGCCAATAGCGATGAAGCGTTCGGAAAAATATCGCGCCTTCAATCAAATCGGCAATCTCCGGATTCAGACGCTCTTCTCCGCCTTCACCGTGTTCATCAACACACGCCACTTAACCGACGCCAAAAAAGTCCTCACCACCGCCGAAAAAATTTTGCATGACACAAACGACCTCTCAAACTCGGCCCTCCTCTTATTTTTACGCGGCTGGTACCAAGCCGTCATTGGTCAAACCACAGCCGGATACGAGTTATGCCAACAAGCCATCAGTTTGGAGCATATCCTGGACCAGCCGACGCAAGAACGGTGGTTGCGTTACTTATTGAAGGTTGTCCGAATCAATATCAAGGATCCACAAGGTGGCGCGTACTTTCTTTGACTGCGAACCTATTATCGTGTCAAAAAAACAGTCTTCCTTCTTAACTCATGGCGTTTCACGTGGAACACACCAAAAAACGGACCCACAATCAACTTATTTTCGCTGATCGCGAGTCCGTTACAAACTGCTACTATCCGAATTTTCAAAAAAGGCAAAGTCAGGCTTCTTTACCGCAACGCTTTGCCTCAGCCAACGCCTCCAAAGCCGGCAGCCAACTTGCCGTCCAGTCCGGTGCCGCAACCTCATTCAACAACGCCTTCAGTTGGGCAAGCTCTTGCCAACCGCGCGCTGCCTTGCTTTTATCCGGTGAATAAATCATCACCAGACGTTTTGTGCAGGCAATCTGAAACTCAACCCCCATGTCACCCACTGTGGCCTGCCGAATTAACGCAAGCGTTTCCTGCGCGTTGTCCAGTTGCCCTGCCGCAATATACCGAAGAGAAGCGGTTAAAAACGCGCGATTGGCCAGATTCAAATGATCCTGTGGTGTGTTGGGTGTTTGCACTTGGTTCGCAATGGCCTTGATCAGTCCTTCCAAATCCTTCATCGCGATGATGCCGGTTAATTGAAGCGCGATCAGCCGCAACAACAGCGACCACGCCGTTGTATGCATCAACAACGACCACGCCTGTTTACGTTCACGGGCCAACACGGAAAAGCGTTCCGGTGCATGGTTATGCAGCGTCAAATGCAACAGCAACCGTTGATTGGTATTCGCCAGCGGCAACTGGCGTAAGATACCTGCCAACGCCTGAACATCTGCCTGCTGTGCCGCCACCAGATAACGATGCAAAAACGGTAATGGTGCATCCGAGCGTGAAGGCGTGAACGCATCCCAGTCCAGATTCAATCGATCCAGCAATAGGAAAAAGCGATCGGCGGCCAACTGTGAGGTGCCATTTTCAAATTTTGAAAGGCTTGATACCGAAACAATGTCGCCAGCGGCTTCTCTTAACGTCAGCCACCGTTCTTTACGCAGTCGTTTGAATTGTTCACCGATCGTCATTTTGCCTGCGCCTCCTCCTTCAGGAATCGTCGCCAACTTTTAGTCAACAACTGGGCAAAAAACGGCGAGTCCAATAACGCCAGCGTTGCCAGTAAGTTTTTAACCGCAGTTTTAGCCGCCCGATGCTGGCCGCGATGATAGGTCAGCAGGTGCTCTTGATAGCGCAACATGATCCGCGCATAGAGATCATCGGCCGGAATGGGTAAGTTCTTGGCGACGTTAAGCAGCCGCACAGCATCCGTAAACTCCCGACGATGAATCAGCAAGGCGATGCTATTCGTCAAAATCGCCCACAGATACTGGTTCCGGGTTGGATGGCCCTTCACATCCGGCCAGTCCAAAACCAGCTCCATGACCAAACTCATCAGTTGCTCATGGTCGTATATCACCAAGGTGGCGGCGAAAAGATCAAGTTCGTACAATCCCCAGTACCGAATCCGTTTCAAATACTTGATAACGTCGGCTTTCATCTGCGCTGTTGTCTGAAAACTCGGGTCCGTAAACCCATTGTGGGCCAGAATATTAATTTGATTCAGTCGATAAAAAATCAGCCCGGTTTGTCGCCACAAGCGATACTGCTTTTGCGCTAACACCTGCAACGCTGACTTACCGGAAACCGTGGCCCGATTAACCTGTTGGAAAAAATTCTCCGGATTCAATGCCCGATAGCCTTGTTGCATCAATTCAACATCTTGATCAAAGCGCGTTAACAGTTTTAAAACAACGGCTGCACTGAGCTGAGTCTCCCCCCGTTCAAAGCGTGACAAAGTAGCGGCCGTCGTAATCCCCGCCGCAATTTCTTCCAATGAGTCATTTTCTTCAAGACGCAACGCCCGTAAATAGGCCCCGACTTTGACAGGCTCCTCCGGCATCAGCACCCGCCCCTTTTTATGAGAAGTTTATTAGACAAATTTAACACGTTTTGTCATTTTTTCAAAATCGAAATATTTTTCTTTGCTTTACATTTGTTAATCTATATGTTCTGATTTTTAATTTGTGCCTATTTTTAAACTTGTTAACCATTAACGCTAATTGTTACAATGGGCGCGTATTCATGTAGCCCAATTTTTATAGCATTCAAAAGTCTAAAGAAGGACAGACAATTGGGGAAAATAATATCCATTGGCGGTTCATTGCTGAAGCGCGCACTTCTTCTCGCAGGCATCATGCTGCTTGATGTCTTAACTGAATTCCATGATTTTTTTACAATCAGCAAATTGCAGCAAGACCAATATGAAGTTCTAGTGATTGAACTATTATTAAAAGGGGCATTCATTTGGTTTCTTCATTGGCTATATTTCCGGCAATTGAAACGTTTTAATCCAAATGGCTATGGCCTAAAGCCACTTTCGAGAAAGAACATGCTTATACTTCTCATTGGGGTTGTGTCTCTTTTTGGGTTGCTGTGTGTTGAATCTCTCACGCCTTTCAACGCGGACAATGCCACGAATCAGGTGCTTGTTAACAAATTCATTTGAACTGCGCCATTATTAGCCAGTGTTGACGCTGTATTAGCGGCACCGATTATTGAAGAATTTATATTACGCGGAATTTTCTTTAACTATTTTGTCAACAAGAACACTATTATGAGCAAAATTTTCGTTGTCTTAGTCTCAGGCTTTGTGTTTGGGTTGCTTCAGGAACCTCATTTCACCGTCAATCTTTTAGTTTACTGCACCATGGGATGGCTATTTGGTTCCGTTTACGCGCTTACTGGGGATTTACGCTATAGCATCGCACTGCACATCCTTAATAACGTCTTAGCCTTTGTTTCTATGTTTTGACAGCGGTTCAAAAATGCTTCTCGTAAGTATGCCTGCTAATATAAACTTCTTCCACCATAACGTGTTCACTGCCGCAGAAGTCTGTGTGTATGGACCTCAGGCGCAATAGCCAAAAAACGGCCATTACGCCTATGCCACTTACACACCGCCTTCTAACCGCGCCAATTCACGCTCACATCCAATTGACATCCACCTCCCATTCCGCTACACTTGATTTTGACATTTAAATACACCACCAAGAAATAGAGGTTGCGGTGGGCAACGAAAACTGGGGAGTGCCGGATCATGTTGAACCAGTCGTAAGTGCCGCCGCCGAAATGTCGGGCCGTGTTCGGACGATCCGCATTGGGCCATGAGCGCATAACTCATGGACTGTCGAAGCAGGTTGCTTCGGGGCGCTATGATTCTGGTTTATGACTAAAATCGATGGAATCGACCTTTATTGCTTGTTCAATAAAGGTCGATTTTTTGGTTCCAGCTCTATTTCCCACTACAAGAAGGGAGAATGTCATTTTATGAAAAAACACTGGGTTGCACGTTTGGGTGTGCTGGGGCTCGTATTGATTCTGCTGCTTGGCGGTTTTGCTGCTAAGCCAGTCAATGCTGCGAGCGACGACAACACATTCAAAGTCGGTATGGAAGCCGGCTATGCACCGTTCAATTGGACACAGAACACAGATGCCAATAACGCGGTCAAGATTCAAGGCAGTCATGAATACGCCAATGGTTACGATGTTCAGATTGCGCGGAAAGTCGCTAAGGCACTGCACAAGAAAGTCGTTGTGGTCAAAACCTCTTGGGATGGCCTGCCGCCTGCTTTAACTTCCGGAAAAATCGATGCCATTATCGCCGGGATGTCACCAACACCGGATCGGCGCAAAACGATTGATTTTACCAATCCGTACTACATTTCCAATCTGACCATGGTCGTCCGTAAAGACAGCAAATATGCAAAAGCCAAGAGTATTGCTGATTTTAAAGGTGCTAAAGTGACAGCGCAGCTCAGTACGTATCACTATCAGGCCATTAACCAAATCAAAGGAGTCGTCAAGGAACCGGCCATGAACGACTTCCCAGCGATGCGGGTGGCCTTGGAGTCTGGCACCATTGACGGCTACGTTTCCGAAGTTCCTGAAGGGATCACGGCAGAACGCGCCAACCCGAACCTGATGTATATCCATTTTGCCAAGGGTCAGGGATTTAAAACCGATGCCAGCGACACCAACCTAGCAATCGGGTTGCGGAAAAACGATCCCAATAAAGCTAAAATCAATGAACTGCTCGCTACGATTTCCAAAAAAGAGCGGGCACGCCTGATGAATGAGGCGGTCGATAATCAGCCTTCGACCGAAAAGAGCGGCAACTGGTTCATGGCCATTATGAAACAGTATGGGCCGATGCTCTTGCGTGGTACCGGTATGACGTTGTTACTGGCCTTGGTCGGCACCCTTGTTGGCTTCATCATCGGCCTGTTAGTCGGGATTATTCGCACCACGCCAAAACCCAAGAAGTTGGGACAGCGCGGTTTGCGGGCAGTTATCAATTGGCTGCTTTCCTTGTATATCGAAGTCTTCCGTGGCACGCCAATGATTGTTCAGGCAGCGGTCTTGTATTATGGCGCCGCCCAAGCCTGGCACCTGAACATGGATCGCACTACCGCAGCGCTTTTGATTGTTTCAATTAACACTGGCGCCTACATTTCCGAAATTATCCGTGGCGGGATTATTTCCGTTGATGAAGGACAGTTCGAAGCAGCCAGTGCGCTGGGCATGACGCATCTACAAACCATGATGAAAGTTATCCTGCCGCAAGCGGTTCGTAATTCCCTGCCAGCGGTCACGAATGAGTTCATTGTGAACATTAAGGATACGTCCGTGCTGTCGGTTATCTCGGTTTCCGAACTGTTCTTCAGCGGCGAAACCATTGCCGGACAAAGCTTCCAGTTCTTCCACACCTATCTGATCGTCAGCGGCATCTATCTCATCATGACCTTCACCATCAGCCGCCTCTTCCGGCTCATCGAAAAACATCTCGACGGACCCAAAGACTACAACGTGATGAACAATCAAATGCAGGTTGAAACACCGAAAATTGGCACCGCAAAAGAGGGGGACTAGCTCATGGCAAGCGAACCATTAATCCAAGTTAAGAATCTCAAAAAGAGTTTTGGGAACCACGAAGTCCTGACTGACATCAATTTCAACGTCCAAGCCGGTGAAGTTGTTTCAATCATCGGTCGCAGCGGCTCCGGCAAGTCGACCCTGTTGCGCAACATCAACCTGTTGGAAACCCCAACTGGCGGCGATATTCTTTTTCATGGCAAAAGCATTCTAGGGGAAGACGTAAAGTTGAGCACCTATCGCGCCAAAGTCGGCATGGTGTTCCAGAGCTTCAATTTGTTCAACAACATGACCGTCTTGCAAAACGTAATGGTGCCGCAGCAAACCGTCTTAAAACGTGACGCTGCTGCCGCCAAAACCCACGCGTTGGAACTATTGAAACAAGTCGGCATGGATCCCTTCATTGCCGCCAAACCGGATCAGCTCTCCGGCGGGCAGGAACAGCGGGTCGCCATTGCCCGCGCCGAAGCAATGGATCCGGAAGTGCTCCTGTTTGATGAGCCAACCAGTGCGCTGGATCCGGAAATGGTCGATGATGTCCTGAACACGATGACGGCCCTAGCCCACACTGGCCTGACCATGATCATCGTCACCCACGAAATGGCCTTCGCTCGCGATGTTTCCGATCGCGTCGTCTTCATGAACAACGGCATCATTGCCGAGTCCGGCACGCCGGATCAAATCTTCGGCAATCCGCAACAAACAGCGACAAAGGAATTCCTGAAGCGTTACTTGAACCGGGTTTAACTGAATTAGCCTCATAAACAGATAAAAATGAAGCCGGATCATAATTCACGGCCACAATACAAAAGCGGGCATACTCAACAATAACTGGAGTATGTCCGCTTTTAGTTTTCCTAGGAAATTGGTTTGAATTATTAAAACGTCAGTGCCAAAGCGTAGCAATCGGAGGCCAGATGGGGCTCAGTGGTGAAATCATTGTTGGCGGTTTACCGCCTACAATGAGGCCGATCTTTGAGACTCAGCCGGTTTTGCTGAGGCTCAAAGTCGTGCCCACCACGTTCCAGCCCCATTTGGCCGGAGATTGCGGAGTTTGGCACGACAATCTATTATTTTGTCTTCCGCTTCTTTTCCCGATGTTCGCGCCATGTGTCCAGACTCACCACGATGAAGAACAGGAAAAAGCCGCCGACCCCGGACTCTGCCGTTAGCAAAAGGTAGCGCAAGGCAAGGTAGCCTTTTCCAGCGGTGACGTCTTGATAGCCGACATAGCCAAACGTCATTAGCACCGCTAAGCCCAGTACCAGCACGGTGTAAATAAGGGTTCGTTTTAAAATCCGTTTGAATGTCGTCATGGACGCGCCTGCTTTCTTTTGGTTAATTAACGATTATCTTTCAAAATGGTTTCGGCTTGCTTTTGCAGCGTGGTTAGCACGGTCTTAGGCTCGGCCTTTTTGGAAACGGTCTGGTCAACGGCATCCAGCAAGTTGTTACGGTAAGTGTTATAGCCGATGAATGGTGTTGATGAGAATGCATCATCATAAGCATCGACTGCGGCCTGGTAGTTCGGGTTGGCTTTTAGGTAGGCTTGATAGTCGCTTGACTTCGTGGCGGTCGACACAACCGGTACGTACCCGCTGGCTTTGGCCCACTGCGTCTGAATCTTGGTGCTCATCAGAAACTTCATGAATTTAACCGCGCCTTTGATTTGATCCGCCGAGGCACCTTTGAAAACTGAAATACCATTGTTACCCAGAACCGAACTGGATTTGCCATCAAAACTCGGCATCACCGCGGTTCCCCAATGCATGCTCTTAGGTGCCGTTGACGCGATCTGCTGAATCGTGGCGCTAGAGCCGAAGCCGGCAAAAATTTTACCTTGAACAAATGGCACATTAAAGTAATTATCCAGTCCTGCTGTGACAGCCGTCTTATCCTGCAGCATGCTGGTGATCGCCGTCATCGCTTTGATGCTAGCTGGCGTATCGATTTTCGCCTTCTACCGCGGCGTAATCAGGCGATTGCCGACATCATACGCTAATGTCTCAAATTCAAAATCATAACTCTTATTAAACGCGACACCTGTGATGCCATCACCCTTAAGCTGTTGCCCGATTTTGGCAAGTTCTTCCCAAGTCTTCGGTACAGTCAGATGATATTTTTCTAGGATATCCTTGTTGTAAAACATGAGCCGCGTCCCGGTGGCAAACGGAATCTGATAATAATCACCGTGATACTTCAGGTTCGTGGCAATGCCGGGATAAATCGACTTCAGCTCCGCGGCGGAAAACTGGGATTTTACCTGCTTATCAATGTTGACCAGCATCCCGTCATGGACATATTCCGGAATAATCGTATCCGTTACCTGCCCAATCGTCGGTAAGGTTTTGGACTTCGCCGATGCCAGGTACTTCTTCTGCAAGTTGTCATACGAACCCTGCGATGTTGCAACGACCTTGTATTGCTTTTGACTACTGTTAAACGTCTTGATATACCCTTCCAACGCCTTGTTGTAATTCCCGGTCATCCGGTGCCAAAAGGTAATCGTCACCGGACCCTTGGAAGTTTTCTGCGCCGAACTGCCACTACTGCATGCGGTCAGCAACAAGACCATCAATGCAGTCGCAACACCAAGTAACCAACGTCTCTTCATCACATGTACCCCCATTATTGTCGTAAACGCATCGTGTCGTTGTGGACAAGACCCGCAAACCGCCGATCCCATCCGGCTGTCAGTACATCTCCTTAAAACTATGTACAGTATACCAATACTTACCGCAAGCGGTATCTTTTGCCAAAAAAAAAGAAACGCGCATTTTAGAATCAAGTTAGCCACTGTCTCAAAATTTTTTGGACAATAAAAAACATCAAGAACAGATATCCTGTATCATTGAAGTTCCTACACAAACAATGGAAGAGGATATTGTCTTGATGCAGAAACAGGATAGCACACACCGCCAAAAAGGTCAGCACTTAACATCACTCGAGCGCGGAAAAGTGGCCGGATTCCGCCAAGCT
Above is a window of Lacticaseibacillus casei DSM 20011 = JCM 1134 = ATCC 393 DNA encoding:
- a CDS encoding helix-turn-helix domain-containing protein; the protein is MTIGEQFKRLRKERWLTLREAAGDIVSVSSLSKFENGTSQLAADRFFLLLDRLNLDWDAFTPSRSDAPLPFLHRYLVAAQQADVQALAGILRQLPLANTNQRLLLHLTLHNHAPERFSVLARERKQAWSLLMHTTAWSLLLRLIALQLTGIIAMKDLEGLIKAIANQVQTPNTPQDHLNLANRAFLTASLRYIAAGQLDNAQETLALIRQATVGDMGVEFQIACTKRLVMIYSPDKSKAARGWQELAQLKALLNEVAAPDWTASWLPALEALAEAKRCGKEA
- a CDS encoding helix-turn-helix domain-containing protein, which gives rise to MVEKINPTDGAVFRQLRRNHHLTLAQVADAHNSIAFISKFEQGRSNISFARLSHLLFRINISVEEFVFIRDLQAGAVPPSAHTRFVYNTLVHRDFEEVIAYQDRFNVENPTLADYQYLLKQEKAWQKRYEHDHNRQTQFELISIQIFRLTMIDRVKPPDQPSPFKNVTDAMAQLQERAKPLVSYLYSVETWNYFELYWFRHLMVALPAETIQNLLPIAMKRSEKYRAFNQIGNLRIQTLFSAFTVFINTRHLTDAKKVLTTAEKILHDTNDLSNSALLLFLRGWYQAVIGQTTAGYELCQQAISLEHILDQPTQERWLRYLLKVVRINIKDPQGGAYFL
- a CDS encoding helix-turn-helix domain-containing protein codes for the protein MPEEPVKVGAYLRALRLEENDSLEEIAAGITTAATLSRFERGETQLSAAVVLKLLTRFDQDVELMQQGYRALNPENFFQQVNRATVSGKSALQVLAQKQYRLWRQTGLIFYRLNQINILAHNGFTDPSFQTTAQMKADVIKYLKRIRYWGLYELDLFAATLVIYDHEQLMSLVMELVLDWPDVKGHPTRNQYLWAILTNSIALLIHRREFTDAVRLLNVAKNLPIPADDLYARIMLRYQEHLLTYHRGQHRAAKTAVKNLLATLALLDSPFFAQLLTKSWRRFLKEEAQAK
- a CDS encoding IS30 family transposase; the protein is MHEQDITRRQPGHHLSQMERGRIAELYATGTSKREIAAKIGVCHQTINNEIDRGTVKQAKRINGKLIYHTEYSPEAAQTRYETARLNCHRPDKFAATSHFLAWYVNQAKTEHWSPDAAVGAARRAKLFTPEEMVCTTTLYRYIDDQRLEIRNIDLVEKANRRTKQHKSTKHKRLAGRSIEERPKAVERRKQFGHWEMDTVVGKRNGRESVILSLIERKTRCQLLRLIDGRDSDSVEFALREIKLEWGDCLRTITADNGPEFSTLDKAFEDTDTDIFYAHSYTSCDRGSNEAHNRMIRRDYPKGESLDDVSPSQVLATQDRLNGLPRRKLDYRGPQECFETEVRRTRRSAQHVS
- a CDS encoding amino acid ABC transporter ATP-binding protein gives rise to the protein MASEPLIQVKNLKKSFGNHEVLTDINFNVQAGEVVSIIGRSGSGKSTLLRNINLLETPTGGDILFHGKSILGEDVKLSTYRAKVGMVFQSFNLFNNMTVLQNVMVPQQTVLKRDAAAAKTHALELLKQVGMDPFIAAKPDQLSGGQEQRVAIARAEAMDPEVLLFDEPTSALDPEMVDDVLNTMTALAHTGLTMIIVTHEMAFARDVSDRVVFMNNGIIAESGTPDQIFGNPQQTATKEFLKRYLNRV
- a CDS encoding ABC transporter permease subunit (The N-terminal region of this protein, as described by TIGR01726, is a three transmembrane segment that identifies a subfamily of ABC transporter permease subunits, which specificities that include histidine, arginine, glutamine, glutamate, L-cystine (sic), the opines (in Agrobacterium) octopine and nopaline, etc.); this encodes MKKHWVARLGVLGLVLILLLGGFAAKPVNAASDDNTFKVGMEAGYAPFNWTQNTDANNAVKIQGSHEYANGYDVQIARKVAKALHKKVVVVKTSWDGLPPALTSGKIDAIIAGMSPTPDRRKTIDFTNPYYISNLTMVVRKDSKYAKAKSIADFKGAKVTAQLSTYHYQAINQIKGVVKEPAMNDFPAMRVALESGTIDGYVSEVPEGITAERANPNLMYIHFAKGQGFKTDASDTNLAIGLRKNDPNKAKINELLATISKKERARLMNEAVDNQPSTEKSGNWFMAIMKQYGPMLLRGTGMTLLLALVGTLVGFIIGLLVGIIRTTPKPKKLGQRGLRAVINWLLSLYIEVFRGTPMIVQAAVLYYGAAQAWHLNMDRTTAALLIVSINTGAYISEIIRGGIISVDEGQFEAASALGMTHLQTMMKVILPQAVRNSLPAVTNEFIVNIKDTSVLSVISVSELFFSGETIAGQSFQFFHTYLIVSGIYLIMTFTISRLFRLIEKHLDGPKDYNVMNNQMQVETPKIGTAKEGD